The genomic region CTCCCCGAAATAGGTCCGGAAGAAGACGAAGGAACGGATCCAGCAGATGGCTGACTGCTGTTTCTGGTCATGCGTGGTCCGCCCTGCGTGGCTCCCGGCGGGGGCGGCTTTCGCTGTCACCGCCGGTGCACCATCAGTGACGTGTGACCAGCGTGACTCAGGGGGTTGGGCTCCGCAACTCGCGGTGTCCGTACCCGGTCGTACAGTCAGACCCGCCGTCCCGCGGCGCTGCGCAGCGCCTCGAGGAATCTTCGGACCGGCGCGGCCCCGCCGGGCCTGCGGTTGCGCTGGCCCATGGTGAGCCGGTACCGCACGCCGTTGATCCGGGCGACCGCCGAATCAGCGGCCAGGAACCACGGCCTCCCGGCGCTCACCGCGGTCACGGGGGCGCTGGCGATCTCCCGCCCGTTGCTCGTCAGCAGCAGGATCCGGCCGTCCTCGACGATCACTTGGCCTGCCCTGGTCAGCGACCGCGCCCAACGGCGGATCCTGACGTCGCTCGCCCTGAACTCCACCGCGCCGAACTCCCGCGCGCCGAAATCCGCAGGGCTGAATTCTGTCTCGGCCATGGCGACTTCGCCCCCCTTGTACCGGCTTCTGCAATTCTGCCCGTGGACAGGGCCCGTATGCCAGGCCTCACCGCGATCCATTCCGGCCGCGGCCGGAATCGCGTACGCGTCCGGGCGTGCTCGCGGGACGCCCGGGCCAAGGGAGGCCTATGGGTCGCCAAAGTAAACGTTTGCGCAGGTGGGGGGAATATCGTGGGTCCCACGGAGAACCGCCGTCACCCTGAGGAGACCGCTGATGGACACCAGTGAGCACACACCTGGCGGTGGCGTCATGGAGACCGTCGACGTCGACCGGAGCGACCGGGACTACCGGGCCTGGCTCAAGGAAGCGGTGCGCAAGGTCCAGGCGGACGCCAACCGTTCGGCGGACACCCACCTCCTGCGCTTCCCGCTGCCGGAGCACTGGGGCATCGACCTCTACCTCAAGGACGAGTCGACGCACCCGACGGGCAGCCTCAAGCACCGGCTGGCCCGCTCCCTCTTCCTCTACGGACTCTGCAACGGCTGGATCCGCCGCGGCAAACCCGTCATCGAGGCCTCCAGCGGCTCGACGGCCGTCTCGGAGGCGTACTTCGCGAAGCTGATCGGTGTGCCGTTCGTCGCCGTCATGCCCCGGACCACCAGCCCGGAGAAGTGCCGCCTGATCGAATTCCACGGCGGGCAGTGCCACTTCGTCGACGACTCCCGCCGGCTGTACGAGGAGTCGGCGGCCCTCGCGGCCGAGACCGGCGGCCACTACATGGACCAGTTCACCTACGCCGAGCGCGCCACCGACTGGCGGGGCAACAACAACATTGCCGAGTCCATCTACCAGCAGCTGAGGCTGGAGCGGTATCCCGAACCCGCCTGGATCGTCGCCACCGCCGGCACCGGCGGGACCTCCGCGACCATCGGGCGCTACGTCCGCTACATGCAGCACGACACACGGATCTGCGTGCCGGACCCGGAGAACTCCTGCTTCTTCGACGGATGGACCCGGCACGACCAGCTGGCGACCAGCGACTGCGGCTCACGCATCGAGGGCATCGGCAGACCCCGGATGGAGCCGAGCTTCGTGCCCGGAGCCATCGACCGCATGATGAAGGTGCCCGACGCGGCCAGCGTCGCCGCCGTGCGGGTGCTGGAGCGCGCCATCGGCCGCAAGGCGGGCGGATCGACCGGCACCGGGCTGTGGAGTGCCTTCAAGCTGGTGGCCGAGATGGTGGAGAGGGGAAACACCGGCAGCGTCGTCACTCTCTTCTGCGACCCGGGCGACCGCTATCTCGACAAGTACTACTCGGACGACTGGCTGAGCGGCCAGGGCCTGGACATCCGGCCGTACACGGAGACGATCGACCACTTCCTGGCCACCGGCACCTGGCCCGCCTGAGCCGGGCGGCCGCTCACCGCGAACCCGGAAGCCGCTCCACCGCGACGAGGGCCGCGTCGTCGCCCAGGCGACCGCCCGCGTGGCGCAGCAGATCGGCGCAGACCCGCTCCAGCAGAGTCTCGGGACCCACACCCGGCCATGAGGCCACCCGCTCGGCAAGCGGGTAGAAGACTCCCGAGCCGTTCCGCGCCTCCGTGACCCCGTCCGTGTACAGCAGCAGCACGTCACCGGCCCGGAAGGCGAACACGTCCTCGGTGTGGCCCCCGGCGGTCAGCGGACCGACCCCGAGGGGCGGAGCGGGCTCCGTCGCGTCGAGGTTCTCCACCCGGCCCGCCCGCAGGAGCAGGGGCGGCGGATGACCGCAGCTGACGAGACGGAGCTCCTGCACCGCGTCCGGGAGGTCGAGCACGGCCGCGGTGACGAAAGCCTCGGCGACGTGCTGGTCATCGTCCGGATCCTCCGCCTCGGTCAGGGAGTCGATCTGCTGGGCGGCCACACTCGACTCGAGCCGGGCGACCAGACCGGGCAGATGGTCCTCCTGGCGGGCCAGGGCACGGAAGGCGCCGAGCACGCCGGCGGCGCCGCTGATGGCGTCGAGGCCCTTGCCGCGGACGTCACCGATGATCACCCGGGTTCCCCGGTGCGTGCGCGCGGTCGCGTACAGATCACCGCCGAGCTGGGCGCCCTCCTCGGCCGCCAGATAGACCGAGGCGAGGCGCAGCGGGCCACTGCGGCCGGGCAGGGGCCGGAGCACACTCCGCTGGGCCGCCTCGGCCACGGTGCGCAACTGCACCATCTCCGCCGCGTGGCGCTCCCGCAGGTGGGCGAAGAACGTGACGATCGCCGAGATCAGGAAGAGAGCGGCGATCTGGTACATGTGGTTGAGATCGGTGATGCTGGTGCGCGCCAGGGCCACCACCGCCTGGGCCAGCACCGCCACCGCACCGACGAACGCGGTCAGGCGCGGACCGGCGAACGACGCGGTGAGCGCCGGGGCCGCCACGAGGAACGGCCCGAGGTGCACCTCGGGCGGAACGACGATGTCGACCACGGTCACGGTGGCGATCAGGGCGAAGGGCACCGCGACGAAGGCCCGGGTCCGCCCCGTACCGTGCCGGAGTCCGTGTATCGATTGCCGCACACCCATGAGTCCGGGATACCGCATCGCACTCCCCGGCGCCCCTCCTGCGCGAAGGCCCATGAGAGACCGCTCCGCCGGGTCCGGGTCCCGCCGTCGGGCCTCAGTCGTCGAGCAGAGTGCCGAGCACCCGGCCGAAGACCCGCCGGCCCGCCCCGGCCAGCAGCGGATCCGTCCAGCGGGGCAGCAGCCTCACACGCAGCTCCTCGACCCAGATCACATGCGAGCCCGAACCGGTCGGGCATACGTCGATCGACGCCCGGCCGCGCACCAGCGAACCCCGCTTCTCCAGCCGGCACAGCCCCGCCCGGCCGGCGGCCGGCGGGGTCCACCGCACCACTTCCATCGGATCGTCGAAACCCAGCGGCCCCACGCCGGTACGGGCCACGAAGACCGTCCCGGCCCCGGTGGGCACGCCCGCGGGGACGGTGACCGACGTGAACGGAACGGTCCCGCCGTGCCGCTCCCAGTCGGTCACCCGTCGCCACGCCTCGGCGGCGGGGAGGGGAGTGAAGCGCTCGATGCGGAATACGGCCACAGTCCGATCCTAGGACGTCCGCAGCCCGCGGGCACAGGAACGGAAGGCGTGGGCGGCACCCGCGGCCGGACTACTCGTCCGCCGGTCCGCCCGCCACCACCAGGCCCGGCAGGTGCTCCTCGATCTCCTGCCTGACCGGGTCCGGCAGACCCGCGTCCGTGACGAAGGCATCGACCTCGTCGAGCGCCGCGAACGAACTCAGGCCCACCGTGCCCCACTTGGTGTGATCGGCGACCACGACGACACGCCTGGCCGCCCGCACGAAGCGGCGGTTCGTCTCGGCCTCCGCGAGATTGGGCGTGGAGAGACCGGCCTCGACCGAGATCCCGTGCACACCGAGGAACAGGACGTCGAAATGGAGCGAGCCGATCGCGCGGTCCGCGACCGGCCCGACGAGCGAGTCCGAAGGCGTGCGCACCCCGCCGGTCAGCACCACCGTGGCCGCACCGGCCCGCGCACCGCCCGCCGCCGTCGGCCGCTGCGCACCGTGGAACACATCGGCGACCCGCACCGAATTCGTCACCACGGTCAGGCCCGGTACGTCCAGGAGATGCCTGGCCAGCGCGAACGTGGTCGTACCGCCGGAGAGTGCGATCGCGCTGCCGGGCGACGCCATCCCGGCCGCCGTGCGCGCGATGTCCTCCTTGGCGCTGAGCTCCAGGGTCGACTTGGCCTCGAAACCGGGCTCGTGCGTGCTCGCCTCGACGACCGGCACGGCTCCGCCGTGGACCTTCTCGATGACTCCCTGGCGCGCAAGCGCGTCCAGGTCCCGGCGGATGGTCATGTCGGAGACGCTCAGCTTGCGGGTCAGCTCGTTGACCCTGACCCCGCCGCGCTTGCGCACGTCGTCCAGAATGAGCGCACGCCGCTGCTCCGCGAGCAGGTTCTGATTCTCGCTCAACGCCGGGCCCCGGTCCTTCGCTCTGTCCGCACGGTCCGGCAGCGGTCCTGCGGGACGCCCACATCCTCCCACGCACGCCTGCGAACCGTCCCACTGGGGAGATTCGGTGAGAGCCGTGCGGCGGGCGCCTCCCGTCGGGGATGGTGGTGACTGCGCATCAGCCCAGCACGATCCAGACGAAAGCCCCCAGCCGCCCCTCCCCACCGGCCGCGAGCCGGACGGATCAGAGAGCGAGTCGACGACATTGCCCCCTGCCCACCAGGCCGAGGCCGCGCAGAGCAGCGGCGTCGCACTGGAACTGCTCGTCCACGGTGTCGGCGGAACCACTCCGCAGGAGATGCTCGGCGACCCGCGTACGACGAGGATCACCGGTGACGCCACGGCCGCCATCCACCGGCGTACCGAGGACGTCGGAGCCGAACAGCACCCCGAGCGCCACCGGGACGGGCCCATCGCAGAGGCCTACTGCTGGTCCAACCTCACCTCGGGCAACGGCTCCCGAGCCCTGTGGCTGCTGCTGCTCCCCTTCATGGTGGTCAACCTCGCCCACTGGATGCGGCCCGCCGCACGGGGGCGTACGCGGACGGTCCGCCTCTACGGCGTGCTCGTGCGGCTCGTCGCGCTCAGCCTGACCGTGCTGCTGACCGCCGCGGTCTGCGAGGTCGCCCTCGACCTGGTGGCCTGGCAGTGCGCGGGGACGCCGGAGTGCTCCGTCCAGCGCTCCTGGCTGGGCTTCCTCTCCAGCCGGCAGGACGGCTGGTTCTCCCAGCCCGGACGCCGTCTCGCCGTCGCGGCGCTCGTGCCCGCCGCCCTGGTGGGACTCCTCTGGTACCTGTCCAACCGCACCTGGACCGCCTACGAGTCGCAGCGCTCCCTCACCTGGGACG from Streptomyces sp. QL37 harbors:
- a CDS encoding PLP-dependent cysteine synthase family protein, with amino-acid sequence MDTSEHTPGGGVMETVDVDRSDRDYRAWLKEAVRKVQADANRSADTHLLRFPLPEHWGIDLYLKDESTHPTGSLKHRLARSLFLYGLCNGWIRRGKPVIEASSGSTAVSEAYFAKLIGVPFVAVMPRTTSPEKCRLIEFHGGQCHFVDDSRRLYEESAALAAETGGHYMDQFTYAERATDWRGNNNIAESIYQQLRLERYPEPAWIVATAGTGGTSATIGRYVRYMQHDTRICVPDPENSCFFDGWTRHDQLATSDCGSRIEGIGRPRMEPSFVPGAIDRMMKVPDAASVAAVRVLERAIGRKAGGSTGTGLWSAFKLVAEMVERGNTGSVVTLFCDPGDRYLDKYYSDDWLSGQGLDIRPYTETIDHFLATGTWPA
- a CDS encoding PP2C family protein-serine/threonine phosphatase → MGVRQSIHGLRHGTGRTRAFVAVPFALIATVTVVDIVVPPEVHLGPFLVAAPALTASFAGPRLTAFVGAVAVLAQAVVALARTSITDLNHMYQIAALFLISAIVTFFAHLRERHAAEMVQLRTVAEAAQRSVLRPLPGRSGPLRLASVYLAAEEGAQLGGDLYATARTHRGTRVIIGDVRGKGLDAISGAAGVLGAFRALARQEDHLPGLVARLESSVAAQQIDSLTEAEDPDDDQHVAEAFVTAAVLDLPDAVQELRLVSCGHPPPLLLRAGRVENLDATEPAPPLGVGPLTAGGHTEDVFAFRAGDVLLLYTDGVTEARNGSGVFYPLAERVASWPGVGPETLLERVCADLLRHAGGRLGDDAALVAVERLPGSR
- a CDS encoding SRPBCC family protein, whose translation is MAVFRIERFTPLPAAEAWRRVTDWERHGGTVPFTSVTVPAGVPTGAGTVFVARTGVGPLGFDDPMEVVRWTPPAAGRAGLCRLEKRGSLVRGRASIDVCPTGSGSHVIWVEELRVRLLPRWTDPLLAGAGRRVFGRVLGTLLDD
- a CDS encoding DeoR/GlpR family DNA-binding transcription regulator produces the protein MSENQNLLAEQRRALILDDVRKRGGVRVNELTRKLSVSDMTIRRDLDALARQGVIEKVHGGAVPVVEASTHEPGFEAKSTLELSAKEDIARTAAGMASPGSAIALSGGTTTFALARHLLDVPGLTVVTNSVRVADVFHGAQRPTAAGGARAGAATVVLTGGVRTPSDSLVGPVADRAIGSLHFDVLFLGVHGISVEAGLSTPNLAEAETNRRFVRAARRVVVVADHTKWGTVGLSSFAALDEVDAFVTDAGLPDPVRQEIEEHLPGLVVAGGPADE